A stretch of the Candidatus Zixiibacteriota bacterium genome encodes the following:
- a CDS encoding DNA replication/repair protein RecF — protein MVLETLKITDFRNIATLEINLSPGVNIFYGDNGSGKTNLLEAIFVLYLGRSHRAASESVMVREGCEFYRLEGTANQFDKNYELAVAYERGGRKRVSIDKVAVRLSELYDNFSAVAVGPEDSEILAGSPSVRRRFLDIYLSQFSQKYLSSLAAYQKVIAQKNAALKRHMDPFAFNELLVESGASIMRDRIDFLAKVAESAAQYYGHISDGGMLRVGYQPSVSLPQPTESKDDIKKAFAAALQKAAERERIIETAMVGPHRDDIIFDINDLPARSHGSQGEWRTAAIALKLAVYHLIKEKRGFHPVLLLDEIFAELDHKRAELLVAAFEDFRQLFLTTAVEPPGFLRQNSCGYRVAGGKIIEV, from the coding sequence ATGGTACTTGAGACGCTTAAAATTACAGACTTCCGCAATATCGCTACCCTGGAAATTAATCTCTCGCCCGGTGTTAACATCTTTTACGGTGACAACGGTTCGGGCAAGACAAACCTCCTGGAGGCTATATTCGTCCTGTATCTTGGTCGATCACACCGCGCCGCTTCGGAATCGGTTATGGTACGCGAGGGATGTGAGTTTTATCGCCTTGAGGGAACAGCCAACCAATTCGATAAAAATTATGAACTTGCGGTGGCATACGAGCGTGGGGGACGCAAAAGAGTAAGTATAGACAAAGTAGCCGTGCGGCTGAGTGAGCTATACGACAATTTCTCTGCCGTGGCGGTTGGACCGGAAGACAGCGAAATACTTGCCGGCTCACCATCGGTGCGGCGTCGCTTCCTGGATATCTACCTGTCACAATTCTCACAGAAATATCTCAGCTCCCTGGCTGCCTACCAGAAAGTGATAGCCCAAAAAAACGCCGCCCTGAAAAGGCACATGGACCCTTTTGCTTTCAACGAACTGCTTGTCGAGTCAGGTGCTTCGATTATGAGAGACCGAATAGACTTTCTCGCTAAAGTTGCCGAATCAGCGGCGCAATACTACGGTCATATTTCCGATGGCGGTATGCTGCGCGTCGGTTACCAGCCGTCGGTATCTCTTCCTCAACCAACGGAGTCAAAAGACGACATCAAGAAAGCGTTTGCGGCCGCACTCCAGAAGGCCGCCGAAAGGGAGCGAATAATAGAGACCGCCATGGTGGGGCCGCATCGTGACGACATCATCTTTGATATTAACGATCTCCCTGCCCGCTCTCACGGTTCCCAGGGAGAATGGCGCACCGCGGCTATTGCGCTCAAGCTCGCCGTTTACCATCTTATTAAAGAGAAACGCGGGTTTCACCCCGTATTGCTTCTGGATGAAATATTCGCGGAGTTGGATCACAAACGGGCGGAACTCCTCGTGGCGGCATTTGAGGATTTCCGGCAATTGTTTTTGACGACGGCTGTCGAACCTCCGGGTTTTCTCAGGCAGAACAGCTGCGGCTACCGGGTGGCCGGGGGGAAAATAATCGAGGTGTAA
- the dnaN gene encoding DNA polymerase III subunit beta, with the protein MKFSLPKSKLAHYLQYILQVVPTKSTLPILTNVLIEALENKIKISATDLDISIAVSIDCKVTKKGSASLPARILFDIIKELPESEIVFEATGQRVEIKIPNGNYKIASVPSDEFPKLPAVNTKREIKIAAEDLISMVRKTTFACSDDETRPALNGVLWQTKGEQMQMVATDGHRLAKMAVENKKLKGLYDDVIIPPKVLNLIPKFVSEEEKEIGIIFGENNIIFNLNDIILTSRLIEGPYPNFEQVIPQNNDKKLIVSKEDLARAVRRVSILSNALTHQVKFALKPNSLTLSTTNADVGGEGKEELDCDYNGDEIEIGYNANYINDILGKLDSEEAVFELSTSVAAGVIYSPDKAKDNFLCLVMPLRLAD; encoded by the coding sequence ATGAAGTTTTCCTTACCGAAATCAAAACTGGCACACTACCTGCAGTATATTCTTCAGGTTGTTCCAACCAAATCGACACTTCCAATTTTGACGAATGTTCTGATCGAAGCTCTGGAAAACAAAATAAAGATTTCCGCAACAGACCTTGACATCTCCATTGCGGTGTCGATTGATTGTAAGGTTACGAAAAAAGGTTCGGCGTCACTACCAGCCCGCATTCTATTTGATATTATTAAGGAACTTCCCGAATCGGAAATTGTCTTTGAAGCTACCGGACAGCGAGTGGAAATCAAGATACCGAACGGTAATTACAAGATTGCCTCCGTTCCATCCGATGAATTCCCAAAACTCCCTGCTGTAAATACGAAACGGGAAATTAAGATCGCTGCTGAGGACCTGATTAGTATGGTTCGCAAAACGACCTTTGCGTGTTCCGATGATGAGACGCGGCCCGCTTTAAACGGAGTGCTCTGGCAGACAAAAGGTGAGCAAATGCAGATGGTAGCCACCGATGGTCACCGTCTCGCCAAGATGGCGGTGGAGAATAAGAAGCTAAAAGGGCTGTACGATGATGTTATCATTCCACCTAAAGTCCTCAATCTCATTCCAAAGTTTGTATCGGAAGAGGAAAAAGAAATCGGCATAATCTTCGGTGAGAATAATATTATCTTCAATCTAAATGATATTATTCTAACTTCTCGTCTCATTGAAGGTCCCTATCCGAACTTTGAACAGGTCATCCCGCAGAATAACGACAAGAAACTTATTGTCTCAAAAGAAGACCTCGCTCGGGCCGTACGGCGTGTGTCAATCCTCTCTAATGCTTTAACACATCAAGTGAAGTTTGCTCTCAAACCAAACTCACTGACACTTTCAACGACTAACGCCGACGTCGGCGGCGAAGGTAAAGAAGAACTCGACTGTGACTACAACGGGGATGAGATCGAGATCGGCTACAATGCCAACTACATAAACGATATCCTCGGAAAGCTCGATAGCGAGGAGGCGGTGTTTGAACTCTCAACCTCTGTTGCAGCGGGGGTTATATACAGTCCGGATAAGGCAAAAGATAACTTCCTCTGCCTGGTTATGCCACTTCGTCTGGCTGACTAG